A portion of the Jaculus jaculus isolate mJacJac1 chromosome 5, mJacJac1.mat.Y.cur, whole genome shotgun sequence genome contains these proteins:
- the Ythdf2 gene encoding YTH domain-containing family protein 2 yields MSASSLLEQRPKGQGNKVQNGSVHQKDGLNDDDFEPYLSPQARPNNAYTAMSDSYLPSYYSPSIGFSYSLGEAAWSTGGDTAMPYLTSYGQLSNGEPHFLPDAMFGQPGALGSTPFLGQHGFNFFPSGIDFSAWGNNSSQGQSTQSSGYSSNYAYAPSSLGGAMIDGQSAFANETLNKAPGMNTIDQGMAALKLGSTEVASSVPKVVGSAVGSGSITSNIVASSSLPPATIAPPKPASWADIASKPAKQQPKLKTKNGIAGSSLPPPPIKHNMDIGTWDNKGPVAKAPSQALVQNIGQPTQGSPQPVGQQANNSPPVAQTSVGQQTQPLPPPPPQPAQLSVQQQAAQPTRWVAPRNRGSGFGHNGVDGNGVGQSQAGSGSTPSEPHPVLEKLRSINNYNPKDFDWNLKHGRVFIIKSYSEDDIHRSIKYNIWCSTEHGNKRLDAAYRSMNGKGPVYLLFSVNGSGHFCGVAEMKSAVDYNTCAGVWSQDKWKGRFDVRWIFVKDVPNSQLRHIRLENNENKPVTNSRDTQEVPLEKAKQVLKIIASYKHTTSIFDDFSHYEKRQEEEESVKKERQGRGK; encoded by the exons ATGTCGGCCAGCAGCCTCTTGGAACAG AGACCAAAAGGTCAAGGAAACAAAG TACAAAATGGATCTGTACATCAAAAGGATGGACTAAATGATGATGATTTTGAACCTTACTTGAGCCCACAAGCAAGGCCC aATAATGCATATACTGCCATGTCAGACTCCTATTTACCCAGTTACTACAGCCCCTCCATTGGCTTTTCCTACTCTTTGGGTGAGGCTGCTTGGTCTACTGGAGGTGACACAGCCATGCCCTATCTAACTTCTTATGGACAGCTGAGCAACGGAGAGCCCCACTTTCTACCAGATGCAATGTTTGGGCAACCAGGAGCCCTAGGTAGCACTCCGTTTCTTGGTCAGCAtggttttaatttctttcccagtGGGATTGACTTCTCAGCATGGGGAAATAACAGTTCTCAGGGACAGTCTACTCAGAGTTCTGGATATAGTAGCAATTATGCTTATGCACCTAGCTCCTTAGGTGGAGCCATGATTGATGGACAGTCAGCTTTTGCCAATGAGACCCTCAATAAGGCACCTGGCATGAATACTATAGACCAAGGGATGGCAGCACTGAAGCTGGGTAGTACAGAAGTTGCAAGCAGTGTTCCGAAAGTTGTAGGTTCTGCTGTTGGTAGTGGGTCCATTACTAGTAACATCGTGGCTTCTAGTAGTTTGCCTCCAGCCACCATTGCTCCTCCAAAaccagcatcttgggcagatatTGCTAGCAAGCCTGCGAAACAGCAACCTAAACTGAAGACCAAGAATGGCATCGCAGGGTCAAGTCTTCCACCACCCCCAATAAAGCATAACATGGATATTGGGACTTGGGATAACAAAGGTCCTGTGGCCAAAGCCCCCTCACAAGCTTTGGTTCAGAATATAGGTCAGCCAACCCAGGGGTCTCCTCAGCCTGTAGGACAGCAGGCCAACAATAGTCCACCAGTGGCTCAGACATCAGTAGGGCAACAGACACAGCCattgcctccacctccaccacagcCTGCCCAACTCTCAGTCCAGCAACAGGCAGCACAGCCAACTCGCTGGGTAGCACCTCGGAACCGTGGCAGTGGGTTCGGTCATAATGGGGTGGATGGTAATGGAGTAGGACAGTCTCAGGCAGGTTCTGGATCTACTCCTTCAGAACCCCACCCAGTGTTGGAGAAGCTGCGGTCCATTAATAATTATAACCCTAAGGATTTTGACTGGAATCTGAAACATGGCCGAGTGTTCATCATTAAGAGCTACTCTGAGGACGATATCCACCGTTCTATTAAGTATAACATCTGGTGCAGCACAGAGCATGGGAACAAGAGACTGGATGCTGCTTATCGCTCCATGAACGGGAAAGGCCCCGTTTATTTACTTTTCAGTGTCAACGGCAGTGGACACTTCTGTGGCGTTGCAGAAATGAAATCTGCTGTGGACTACAACACATGTGCAGGCGTGTGGTCCCAGGACAAATGGAAGGGTCGTTTTGATGTCAGATGGATTTTTGTGAAGGACGTTCCCAATAGCCAACTGCGACACATTCGTCTAGAGAACAACGAGAATAAACCAGTGACCAACTCTAGGGACACTCAGGAAGTGCCTCTGGAAAAGGCTAAGCAGGTGTTGAAAATCATAGCCAGCTACAAGCACACCACTTCCATTTTTGATGACTTCTCACACTATGAGAAACgccaagaggaagaagaaagtgtTAAAAAG